The DNA sequence CCTTGTTTTTGCTGgtattattgctttttattttttgaaatatttttgttatacaTGTGGATTATGCCCTGACTCCACtgtgtccgtccgtccgtgTCTCTCTCGTCATCGGCCTTCATCTCAGCGTTTTCCCTTCTCTGTGGCGTACGTGTAGCCGTTATGGCACTACTGCACGCCCTGGGGTGCCCAAGAGCTCTGTGCTTCTGAGATGCAGCTTCAGCCACGTGCTCAGTCCGGACCAGCCCGCAGGCCCTAGACAAAACGAGCAGGCGGAGAGTGGGCCAGAAAGCTGGGAGGAAGAGCTAGCCGGAGGAATAGCACCACACTGGGGTAAAGTTTTAAGTTGCTAAACGGAGACACGCATCTCTGTGTGTTTAAACTTTTCAGCTGATACACAGACGCGCATCTCTGTGTGCGTCCGTGGCCGTCTCTGATTGTAGGTGGGTGGAAGGAGCTGGGCACTGGCTGAGGGGAAACTGGCAGCCCTGTGGTGCGCGGGGCTTGGGATGAAGGGGCTCCTGCAGAGAGTGCAGAGCAGGACGTGCCAGGAGGAGTTTGGTTTGAGGATGGTCGATCAACTGCCCACCCTGTATCTGGCACATCAGCAGGAGAAATGGCAATACCAGGAGACCGTGGGGCAGTTGTGGAGTAGATGCAATAATTACAGCCCTTTACAGCCTTTGTACTAATGACTGCTTTTGCTGTCAGCATGTGCACCGTGTAGCTCCTTTAAGTGCCGGGGCTGGGGATTTATGTGCAGAACATAAGCCCAGGACAAAGTCTCTCCTACTCTAccacccccctcctgcctccGCTCTCATTTGTGTGATTATACCTCAGCCAGGATGGAACTTGGGAGGAGCTCAGGCTCAGTTCCGATGTTTCCTGGAAGACTGAAGATGCTGCACGCTTGTCCAAGGCGCTCCACCCCCTGCCATTTGGTCTGGCTACGgtctggtggtggtgtgtgccGGGCTTATGCAGGGTTTCTTGTATACGCCCAAAGGAGAGAACCGCGAGAAAACAGGCTGGACTGCATtactcagatacacacaaacatacattctGTTTTGCTCAATCTTTTCAGTCTTTGTTTTGCCTTTGTATTTTACCGTTATTAGTTATActtgtataaatatgtatatttaaatatatcacAATTTAGAATGATTTGATATATGTACAATACCAATTATGAACTCAAATTTGAACATGAGTAGAACATTTTGTCTGAACAATCATgctgtattaatatattatattaatataatttacttgacaagatcaaattaaataaaagcttacATATATGACAGATATGGATGTGCTGTGTCCTTAAGTGTGTTTagtctgctttttttgtttttctgttagtTCACTTAATTTCTTGGTGACAACTCAGGGAAAAATGTGAGCTGGTCTAAATGTCAATTCAGACTTATGGAAACTGTTGCAATTTACGCAGAACCTAGCCCAAAACTTgcttatgtaaaaaaacaaaaaaacaaaacaaaaagaattgtTTACGCAAGTCATTGTTGACTAGAAACATGAAAGGCTAGCTGAAACCACATGACATTGATAAGTGATTAATTGTATTTATCTTGCATTCCAATAGAAACTGCTaataatgtattacatttttttacacaaaaactaGCCATAGTAATACAGATAGTACATTTGCagtataaaatattgtttttgtattatatttacatgccaaaaaaaatgacacaccGCAGTTATTATTCAAAGGAAATGTGCAGAAAGAGTGAGTTTGTTCAGTGCGTTCTGTTTGAAAAGGAGGACCTGGTTCCAGCCCTCCTGCAGAACTCTCAATCTTTCCCATTTTGGCTGTTCCCTCTTCTTCCTGTtccttctttctgtctcacCATCCATTGGGTTACAGTTGGTCAGAGAGGTAGATAAACGACCAACACATCCTGCAATAATGTACACCTGTGGCCCGTCTAACTGAGCTATCTACTCAGTCAGGGAGTTCTGCCCTGgcttgaggggggggggggggggagttacaGGGTAAGTGGGGGCCCAAACTCCTCCATGGTTTCCAAAACAAGCGCCAGGTGATCCAGAAAGGACCCAACTGATACACGGAGGATCCGAGCCTCATCTGCAGTCCATTTCCTGTGACAGGTGAGATATGAAAGGGTAAATACTCTAACTGGGTTACagttatttaagaaaaaaattgctGGTTTCACCTCTCACTACATCCTTCAGCTCCTCATCCAGCCAGTGATCTCCAAAATGAGCAATATTTTAGTCTGCTTTCTGATAAGTAGTTTAAAATATTGGTATAACCAGAGTATCCAAAACACAAGTCCATGCTTTCAGTGAACTATATATTCACTAAAAAGTGAGCACGCAACTACACTGTTCTATAACGTTTGTGAATACTCGACTTATTTGTGTAGGATATCCTGAAAAGCGCTGAACTCTCCGCACGGGCACAGTGCACCCCCATACACGAAACGACATGCCTGCCTTCATAGAAGCTATTCAGACATGCGTTGtgctcagagactgtaaaaaataggttGTGCTCGACGATGCCAAAGCAATGCCCACCTGGGCACCTTCGGATAAATTGTTATAATTTCCCCAACGTTAGATACCAGCAAAAAGTCAcaacacatcactcacacagacatggcGTTATCTGAAACAGAAAGATCCTTGCTGATTCCGCCCTTGCGCGGCTCACGGTCCGGTAACAGAGATCGCAGCGCAATGTTGGCTTCTCGAGCCGACGGGAACGGGACAAGCAGGGAACGAATTCGCTGTTAAGGAAGAGTAGCAAGCACCTAGCTTTCCCTCCAAATGATCAGACAAGTATTTCAGCACTGTGTCTCCAGATCATTTGGGCGAACTAGCTAGCTGGCAAACAAATGTGTATTATGACAACACAAtcaaaaccaataaaaatatgGCGCACATTATTTGGCACTCACACATAACGCACAATTTCATAAACCAGATTTGATCATGATAGTTAGCCTACTTAAGGATACAATTCCAGTTTACCGGGATATTCGTTGCAAGGCGCCGCCATGTTGATTTTGCAATTATGCAAATTTAACTGGATAGGCAAGCacgccttcagctaacctaagcttgtgaagtcccgGAAGTAAGCATGTACTGCGCATGCTAAGGGAAAAACGTTGGAGCTCCAATTAAAATAAACGGGGAATGTCAAACCTTC is a window from the Anguilla rostrata isolate EN2019 chromosome 14, ASM1855537v3, whole genome shotgun sequence genome containing:
- the LOC135239695 gene encoding L antigen family member 3-like, coding for MAAPCNEYPGKLEFSLLVPFPSAREANIALRSLLPDREPRKGGISKDLSVSDNAMSVKWTADEARILRVSVGSFLDHLALVLETMEEFGPPLTL